A region of Nitrosomonas stercoris DNA encodes the following proteins:
- a CDS encoding glycerophosphodiester phosphodiesterase, cytoplasmic, whose protein sequence is MNKLPCFVAHRGYPALYPENSLPGIQAAIQAGARYIEVDIQLSSQHTPYLCHDDDLQRLTGQALYLTHLTDDTIDALTVSYPHCVKYASIPRLTTFCQNLARHPQVTAFIEIKAESIIRFGRQQTINAILSVIATVHTQCVLISFDWETIASIKSLQTYKTGWIIEDWTEAQATLATQLQPDYLFSNTQLLPQNLDQLWSGSWRWVIYTVDDYHTALRYAQAGITFIETDTIGTLLTR, encoded by the coding sequence GTGAACAAACTTCCTTGTTTTGTCGCTCATCGAGGGTATCCCGCATTGTATCCGGAAAATTCCTTACCTGGAATTCAGGCTGCGATACAGGCTGGTGCACGTTATATTGAAGTTGATATTCAATTAAGTAGTCAGCATACGCCTTATCTTTGCCACGATGACGATCTGCAAAGACTGACAGGACAAGCGCTCTACCTTACCCACCTAACAGATGACACAATTGATGCACTCACCGTTTCCTATCCTCATTGTGTAAAATATGCTTCTATTCCTCGTTTGACAACATTTTGTCAAAATCTGGCACGACACCCTCAGGTTACCGCATTCATTGAGATTAAAGCTGAAAGCATTATTCGATTTGGGCGACAACAAACAATAAATGCCATACTGTCAGTCATTGCAACAGTACATACACAATGTGTCCTGATCTCTTTTGATTGGGAAACAATTGCATCGATTAAATCACTCCAAACGTACAAAACCGGCTGGATTATTGAAGATTGGACTGAAGCACAAGCCACGCTGGCAACACAGCTACAACCTGATTATTTATTCAGCAATACACAGCTTCTGCCGCAAAATCTGGATCAGCTTTGGTCCGGATCATGGCGATGGGTTATTTACACTGTGGATGATTACCATACCGCATTGCGTTATGCACAAGCTGGCATTACATTCATCGAAACTGATACGATCGGTACTTTACTAACTCGTTAA
- a CDS encoding aerobic glycerol-3-phosphate dehydrogenase, with product MTNHYDLLIIGGGIQGVAVAQAAAARGHSVLVLEKTALAAGTSSRSSKLIHGGLRYLESGQFGLVRESLKERTELLRLAPSLVRLQPFYLPIYRHTSRHSFTIRAGLSLYTLLAGFSKGAGFRSIPRRKWSELDGLSTRGLKHVFQYWDAQTDDRALTQAMMYSASSLGAKLRCPAEFVHANITDDLCEVEFLENNQTHQCTASVLVNASGPWINQVAQRISPTPPSYPVDLVQGTHLILNGQLKQGCYYLESPQDQRAIFALPWKQHTLLGTTETLFTGTPDEAAPLMAEEIYLLGCFRYYFPDHYITIRERFAGLRVLPAADDTPFGHSRETHLQLDHLQQPRVVGIYGGKLTVARATAQKVLQALRPSLPFRIPQADITQLPLKLL from the coding sequence ATGACCAATCATTATGATCTCCTGATTATAGGAGGAGGCATCCAGGGAGTAGCAGTTGCACAAGCAGCAGCGGCTCGTGGCCATAGCGTGCTGGTATTAGAAAAAACAGCATTGGCAGCCGGTACATCCAGCCGCTCCAGCAAATTAATCCACGGGGGATTACGTTACCTAGAAAGTGGTCAGTTCGGGCTTGTGCGAGAAAGCCTTAAGGAGCGTACTGAACTTTTACGGCTTGCTCCTTCTTTAGTCCGTTTGCAACCTTTTTATCTTCCTATTTATCGGCACACATCGCGCCATTCATTCACCATTCGTGCTGGGCTCAGTCTATATACGCTACTGGCCGGATTCAGCAAAGGTGCTGGCTTTCGTTCTATCCCTCGAAGAAAATGGAGTGAATTGGACGGACTTTCCACGCGTGGACTCAAACATGTATTCCAATATTGGGATGCGCAAACAGATGATCGGGCACTTACTCAGGCAATGATGTACTCAGCCTCGTCACTTGGTGCCAAATTGCGCTGCCCGGCAGAATTTGTACATGCAAATATTACTGACGATCTCTGTGAAGTTGAATTTCTGGAAAACAATCAAACTCACCAATGTACGGCAAGTGTGCTTGTCAACGCATCTGGCCCCTGGATTAATCAGGTAGCACAGCGAATTTCTCCAACTCCTCCTTCCTATCCGGTAGATTTGGTACAAGGCACGCATTTGATATTGAATGGGCAGCTCAAACAAGGTTGCTACTATCTTGAATCTCCACAAGACCAGCGGGCAATTTTTGCTCTGCCATGGAAACAGCATACTTTATTAGGCACAACTGAGACGTTATTCACAGGGACACCTGATGAGGCAGCGCCGCTGATGGCAGAGGAAATCTATTTATTAGGATGTTTTCGCTATTATTTTCCGGATCATTACATCACTATCCGAGAACGTTTCGCGGGGTTACGAGTATTGCCCGCTGCGGACGATACTCCTTTTGGTCATTCACGTGAAACGCACTTGCAGCTTGATCACCTTCAACAGCCGCGCGTCGTAGGTATTTATGGGGGGAAATTAACCGTTGCTCGAGCCACTGCTCAAAAAGTATTACAAGCCTTGCGCCCTTCTCTCCCTTTCCGGATTCCCCAGGCGGATATCACGCAATTACCCCTTAAACTTCTATAA
- a CDS encoding dihydrolipoyl dehydrogenase has product MDNVFDVAVIGAGPGGYVAAIRCAQLGLNTVCIDDWKTAQGKPSLGGTCLNVGCIPSKALLESSENFARAGHKFAEHGIQLDGLSVDVPTMIARKDKIVKAFTGGINMLFKKNKVTALQGRGVLKRQHNDNDVWEVQVHSDGKEQSVHAKYIVIATGSVPRALQIAPVNEINILDNAGALALQETPKKLAIIGAGVIGLELGSVWRRLGAEVTILEAQTDFLPAADEQVAKEAHRALTKGTGLVIHTGIEIKSTKAGKDSVEIKYVDADKEVHSLKVDKLVVAVGRVPNTAGLGAAEVGLQLDERGFIKVDEFCQTDLPNVYAIGDVVRGPMLAHKASKEGVAVAERIALSQQGSATTSTAQVDLAMMPWVIYTAPEIAWIGKTEQALKAEGIAYKVGQFPFMANGRARALGEATGFVKILADAESDRILGVHMIGPYVSEMIAEAVVAMEFAASSEDLASIIHAHPSLSEALHEAALGVDKRAIHI; this is encoded by the coding sequence ATGGATAATGTATTTGATGTGGCTGTAATTGGCGCGGGACCAGGAGGATATGTCGCAGCTATTCGCTGTGCTCAGTTGGGTTTAAACACGGTGTGTATTGATGACTGGAAGACTGCACAGGGTAAACCTAGTTTGGGTGGAACGTGTTTGAATGTGGGGTGTATTCCTTCCAAGGCTTTGTTGGAATCATCTGAGAATTTTGCGCGCGCTGGACACAAATTTGCTGAACATGGTATTCAGCTGGACGGGTTGTCCGTAGATGTACCGACGATGATTGCTCGTAAGGACAAAATTGTTAAAGCCTTCACTGGCGGGATCAATATGTTATTCAAGAAGAATAAAGTGACCGCTTTGCAAGGACGTGGTGTACTAAAAAGGCAGCATAACGATAATGATGTGTGGGAAGTACAAGTCCATTCTGATGGAAAAGAGCAATCGGTGCATGCCAAGTACATTGTTATTGCCACTGGTTCTGTTCCGCGTGCTTTGCAGATCGCCCCGGTGAACGAAATAAACATACTTGATAATGCAGGTGCCTTAGCTCTCCAGGAAACACCTAAAAAACTGGCTATTATCGGCGCAGGAGTTATTGGCCTAGAATTGGGAAGTGTGTGGCGCAGATTAGGAGCAGAGGTCACAATATTAGAAGCACAAACTGATTTTTTGCCGGCAGCAGATGAGCAGGTAGCCAAAGAAGCCCACAGGGCGTTGACGAAAGGTACCGGTTTGGTGATTCATACCGGCATTGAAATTAAATCAACCAAAGCTGGTAAAGATAGTGTAGAAATCAAGTACGTTGATGCTGATAAAGAAGTACACAGTTTAAAAGTAGACAAGCTTGTTGTAGCAGTTGGGCGAGTGCCTAATACCGCCGGCTTGGGTGCCGCGGAAGTGGGGTTGCAGCTGGATGAGCGCGGTTTTATTAAAGTAGATGAATTTTGCCAAACAGATTTACCAAATGTGTACGCAATTGGTGATGTGGTGAGAGGGCCAATGTTGGCACATAAAGCCTCCAAGGAAGGTGTGGCGGTGGCGGAGCGAATCGCATTGAGTCAGCAAGGATCGGCTACTACTTCGACTGCTCAAGTTGATCTCGCTATGATGCCGTGGGTTATTTATACGGCACCAGAAATTGCTTGGATTGGTAAAACGGAACAAGCATTGAAAGCGGAAGGTATTGCTTATAAAGTGGGGCAATTCCCATTTATGGCGAATGGGCGAGCTCGAGCACTAGGAGAAGCTACCGGATTTGTTAAAATTCTGGCTGATGCGGAAAGTGATCGTATTCTTGGTGTACATATGATAGGTCCTTATGTCTCTGAGATGATTGCAGAAGCCGTTGTTGCAATGGAATTTGCTGCTAGTAGTGAAGATCTCGCCTCTATTATTCATGCACACCCTTCATTGTCTGAAGCGTTGCATGAAGCTGCTTTAGGTGTAGATAAACGTGCTATCCATATTTAA
- a CDS encoding beta-hexosaminidase: MSLGPLMLDVIGTELTEEDCRRLTHPLVGGVILFARNYKSPTQLSELTASIRALRSPSLLIAIDQEGGRVQRCRDGFTQLPSMRVLGELWEKNPESALFLAQHIGYILAVELKACGVDLSFTPVLDLDYGQSSVIGDRAFHNAPQIVFELAQALMRGLQVAGMMAVGKHFPGHGAIQVDTHVETGIDNRSYAAIAEKDLIPFRHMIENGLAGVMAAHVIYPAIDANPAGFSDKWLQTILRNELGFTGCIFSDDLCMQAAKNYGDITHRVAQALRAGCTMALVCNDTHAADELLGALQWQSSAIDMARLERMRGQPSIIDSMRELQQTEQYVQAVAAISKMNQECCQCFCMSKVEELL, from the coding sequence ATGTCATTAGGTCCGTTAATGCTCGATGTCATAGGCACCGAGTTAACCGAGGAAGATTGTCGTCGATTAACCCATCCACTGGTTGGAGGCGTGATTTTATTTGCGCGCAATTACAAATCCCCCACACAACTATCTGAATTAACTGCATCTATTCGTGCGTTGCGCTCTCCTTCCTTGTTGATTGCAATTGATCAGGAAGGGGGAAGAGTGCAACGTTGTCGTGATGGTTTCACTCAGTTACCCTCCATGCGTGTACTGGGTGAGCTCTGGGAAAAAAATCCAGAATCAGCACTATTCTTGGCACAACATATTGGCTATATCCTGGCTGTAGAACTCAAGGCTTGTGGCGTTGATTTAAGTTTTACACCCGTGCTTGATCTCGATTATGGACAAAGCAGCGTAATTGGTGATCGTGCTTTTCATAACGCACCACAAATAGTGTTTGAGCTGGCTCAAGCTTTGATGAGGGGATTACAGGTTGCTGGCATGATGGCTGTAGGGAAACATTTTCCTGGCCATGGCGCCATCCAAGTAGATACTCATGTCGAAACAGGTATAGATAACCGTAGCTATGCAGCGATTGCAGAGAAAGATCTCATTCCTTTTCGGCACATGATTGAGAATGGATTGGCTGGTGTGATGGCTGCTCATGTTATTTATCCTGCCATTGATGCTAATCCAGCAGGATTTTCTGATAAATGGTTGCAGACTATTTTGCGAAATGAGCTGGGATTTACAGGTTGCATTTTTAGTGATGATTTATGCATGCAGGCTGCAAAAAATTATGGGGATATTACGCATCGGGTAGCGCAAGCTTTGCGAGCAGGGTGTACCATGGCTTTAGTTTGTAATGATACTCATGCAGCGGATGAATTACTGGGAGCATTGCAGTGGCAATCATCTGCTATCGATATGGCAAGATTGGAACGCATGCGCGGACAGCCATCTATTATAGATTCAATGAGAGAGTTACAGCAAACGGAACAATATGTTCAAGCTGTAGCAGCAATCAGTAAGATGAATCAAGAATGTTGTCAATGTTTCTGTATGAGCAAGGTTGAGGAACTTCTGTAA
- a CDS encoding holo-[acyl-carrier-protein] synthase: MIYGIGTDLVDPTRISCLLERYGERFARRILAETEWPEYIKHTQPAVFLAKRFAAKEAFSKATGTGLRAPVTFENIAIQHDAQGKPYFEFDRELASWIAQRGIVSHHLSISDELTLTSAFVVLEK; the protein is encoded by the coding sequence ATGATCTATGGGATCGGCACCGATTTGGTGGATCCTACTCGTATTTCATGCCTACTTGAACGCTATGGAGAACGTTTTGCCAGGCGCATTTTGGCAGAAACTGAATGGCCGGAATATATAAAACATACCCAACCTGCAGTGTTTCTGGCCAAACGTTTTGCTGCCAAGGAAGCTTTTTCAAAGGCAACAGGAACAGGGTTGCGTGCACCTGTTACATTTGAAAATATTGCTATCCAGCATGATGCTCAGGGTAAACCTTATTTTGAATTTGATCGAGAGTTAGCAAGCTGGATAGCGCAGCGTGGTATTGTTAGCCATCATCTTTCAATTAGTGACGAACTAACTTTAACCAGCGCCTTTGTTGTGTTGGAAAAATAA
- a CDS encoding pyridoxine 5'-phosphate synthase, with protein MIALGVNIDHIATVRQVRGTTYPSPVEAALVAEKSGADAITLHLREDRRHIQEEDVIVLREQLKIRMNLESAITEEMITFACQVKPHDICLVPERREELTTEGGLDVIRRFEEVHAACERLAEAGIRVSLFIDAQADQIDAAVKAGAPVIELHTGHYADAVTPEKQQEELEKIRTMSTYASNQGLQVNAGHSLHYQNTTPIAAIPEMNELNIGHAIVARALFIGFADAVREMKILMQQARA; from the coding sequence ATGATAGCTTTGGGTGTAAACATTGATCACATCGCTACGGTACGGCAAGTGCGAGGAACAACTTATCCAAGTCCAGTTGAAGCCGCTCTGGTTGCTGAAAAATCTGGAGCAGATGCCATTACATTGCATTTACGCGAAGATCGACGTCATATTCAGGAAGAAGATGTCATTGTGTTACGCGAGCAACTCAAAATACGGATGAATCTGGAAAGTGCTATCACGGAAGAAATGATTACGTTTGCTTGTCAAGTGAAGCCACATGACATTTGTCTGGTACCTGAACGCAGAGAAGAATTGACTACCGAAGGGGGGTTGGATGTAATTCGTCGGTTTGAAGAAGTTCACGCTGCGTGTGAGCGATTGGCGGAAGCGGGAATTCGTGTTTCTTTATTTATTGATGCGCAGGCTGATCAAATTGATGCGGCTGTTAAAGCGGGTGCACCAGTAATCGAACTGCATACCGGGCATTATGCGGATGCTGTAACACCTGAAAAACAACAGGAAGAATTAGAAAAAATTCGTACTATGTCGACTTATGCCTCTAATCAAGGGCTGCAAGTCAATGCTGGTCATAGTTTACATTATCAAAACACTACGCCAATTGCAGCTATTCCTGAGATGAATGAATTGAATATTGGCCATGCTATTGTGGCGCGCGCACTGTTTATTGGCTTCGCAGATGCTGTGCGCGAGATGAAAATCTTGATGCAACAGGCGCGTGCATGA
- a CDS encoding GTPase Era: MMSISGYKTGYVAIVGRPNVGKSTLLNHLIKQKISITSRKAQTTRFRIHGILTDAHSQFIFVDTPGFQRRYRSQLNQLMNRVVQQSMQDVDVILFVVEAGRFGHEDELVLEQLPNNIPVILVINKTDFLTDKLQLLPFMQKMANLFDFATIVPVSALQNKQLSDLTAAIRNHLPENPPFFTEDEITDRSERFLAAELLREKVFRQIGEEVPYSVSVMIEQFTQEGNLYRIHACILVERENQKAIIIGKQGKKLKDMATQARKDMEALFGSKVYLEVWVKVRSGWADDAVALKSLGYE; the protein is encoded by the coding sequence ATGATGAGCATATCTGGCTATAAAACGGGTTATGTGGCTATTGTTGGCCGTCCCAACGTTGGCAAATCAACGCTATTGAATCATCTGATTAAACAAAAAATCAGCATTACTTCCAGAAAAGCACAAACAACTCGTTTTCGGATTCATGGCATATTGACGGATGCACATTCACAATTTATTTTCGTGGATACACCTGGTTTTCAAAGGCGTTATCGTAGCCAGCTGAATCAACTAATGAATCGGGTAGTTCAGCAAAGTATGCAAGATGTTGATGTGATCTTGTTTGTGGTTGAAGCTGGACGCTTCGGACATGAAGATGAGCTTGTGCTGGAACAGTTGCCTAACAATATTCCAGTTATCCTAGTCATTAATAAAACTGATTTTTTGACAGATAAATTACAGCTACTACCGTTTATGCAAAAAATGGCAAATCTGTTTGATTTTGCAACGATTGTCCCGGTGAGTGCACTGCAAAATAAACAATTATCAGATTTAACGGCAGCAATTCGCAATCATTTGCCAGAAAATCCTCCTTTTTTCACCGAAGATGAAATTACTGATCGGAGTGAGCGGTTTTTGGCAGCTGAGCTACTACGTGAGAAGGTATTTCGGCAAATTGGAGAAGAAGTGCCTTATTCAGTGAGTGTCATGATTGAGCAATTTACTCAAGAGGGTAATTTGTATCGGATTCACGCTTGTATTTTGGTGGAAAGAGAGAATCAAAAAGCGATCATTATTGGTAAGCAAGGTAAGAAGCTAAAAGATATGGCAACGCAAGCACGCAAGGATATGGAGGCACTATTCGGTAGTAAGGTTTATTTAGAAGTATGGGTGAAAGTAAGATCAGGTTGGGCGGATGACGCGGTAGCTCTTAAAAGCTTAGGGTATGAGTAA
- a CDS encoding ribonuclease 3, translating into MSRSKFIRQHKKKKRQKSNNQNYTLFFQKLGYVFESSELLQEALTHRSLGLPNNERLEFLGDSVLNCVVSILLIRRFPLLPEGDLTRLRANFVNQEALYQLASGLGINKLVLLGEGERKSGGHCRPSILADTMEAIIGAIYLEGGFSAVKQVVVSLYEPLLKQLDLDACGKDPKTLLQEYLQSHKINLPEYHILSTQGDTHAQVFHVECIIPKFAIRAHGEGTSRRRAEQEAAHKAYQFIVKAD; encoded by the coding sequence ATGAGTAGATCTAAGTTCATTAGACAGCATAAGAAAAAAAAACGACAAAAATCAAATAATCAGAATTACACACTCTTCTTTCAGAAACTGGGATATGTGTTTGAATCCTCAGAATTATTGCAGGAAGCTTTAACTCATCGTAGCCTCGGCTTGCCGAATAATGAACGTCTCGAATTTTTGGGAGATAGTGTATTGAATTGTGTGGTATCAATATTATTGATCAGGCGTTTCCCGCTGCTTCCCGAAGGAGATTTAACAAGATTGCGTGCCAATTTTGTTAATCAAGAGGCTTTATATCAACTTGCTTCTGGGTTGGGTATCAATAAACTGGTGTTACTTGGAGAAGGCGAACGCAAAAGTGGAGGGCATTGTCGCCCTTCTATCCTGGCTGACACAATGGAAGCCATCATTGGCGCGATTTACCTTGAGGGTGGATTTTCAGCAGTCAAACAGGTAGTCGTATCTCTTTATGAACCTTTATTGAAGCAATTGGATCTGGATGCTTGTGGCAAAGATCCCAAGACTTTGTTACAGGAATATTTACAGAGTCACAAAATAAATTTGCCCGAGTACCACATACTTTCAACGCAGGGCGATACTCATGCACAAGTCTTCCACGTGGAATGTATAATTCCAAAATTTGCTATTCGTGCGCATGGTGAAGGTACCAGTCGTCGTCGTGCTGAACAAGAAGCAGCGCATAAGGCTTATCAGTTTATAGTAAAAGCAGATTAA
- a CDS encoding signal peptidase I, translating into MNFPLVLLTLLVFTGGVWLLDYLVLRHKRVSGDIEPWWVEYPKSFFPIILIVFCLRSFLVEPFKIPSGSMIPTLLVGDFILVNKYTYGIRLPVANLKIIEMNEPKRGEVMVFRFPEDPSIDYIKRIVGVPGDTVAYRNKQLSINNVPIRLEPNGDYKYIEDGLVYVYTQRFKEYMDESAYDILINEDMPNIQLIAVRDFPNRENCTFDQTGFSCTVPPGNYFTLGDNRDGSSDSRYWGFVPEENIVGKAFLIWWNFSDLSRIGTVIK; encoded by the coding sequence ATGAATTTTCCTTTGGTGCTGCTTACTTTATTAGTGTTTACAGGTGGAGTCTGGCTACTTGACTATCTGGTACTAAGGCATAAACGCGTATCTGGTGATATTGAACCATGGTGGGTTGAATATCCTAAAAGTTTTTTTCCCATCATTCTGATTGTATTTTGTTTGCGATCATTTTTGGTAGAGCCTTTTAAGATCCCGTCAGGCTCGATGATTCCAACCTTGCTGGTGGGAGACTTTATACTGGTCAATAAATATACCTATGGAATTCGGCTGCCAGTAGCCAATCTCAAAATCATTGAAATGAATGAGCCTAAGCGCGGTGAGGTTATGGTATTCCGTTTCCCAGAGGATCCCTCCATTGACTATATCAAGCGGATCGTTGGCGTGCCTGGAGATACGGTAGCTTATCGCAACAAACAATTGAGTATTAATAACGTACCTATTCGACTAGAACCAAATGGAGACTATAAATATATAGAGGATGGTCTGGTATATGTTTATACACAACGGTTCAAGGAGTACATGGATGAGAGTGCGTACGATATCTTGATTAACGAGGACATGCCTAATATACAGCTAATCGCAGTGCGTGATTTTCCTAATCGGGAAAATTGTACTTTTGATCAAACAGGTTTTTCTTGCACAGTTCCGCCGGGAAACTATTTTACTTTAGGTGATAATCGTGATGGTAGCAGCGATAGTCGCTATTGGGGATTTGTGCCAGAAGAAAATATTGTAGGCAAGGCTTTCCTAATTTGGTGGAACTTTAGTGACTTGAGCAGAATTGGTACCGTAATCAAATAG
- a CDS encoding elongation factor 4, with amino-acid sequence MIQHIRNFSIIAHIDHGKSTLADRIIQFCGGLSEREMEAQVLDSMDLERERGITIKAQTATLRYQAEDGAEYLLNLIDTPGHVDFSYEVSRSLSACEGALLVVDASQGVEAQTVANCYTAVELDVEVIPVLNKIDLPAADPDRVITEIEDIIGIDARDALRISAKTGEGIHEVLEMIVAQIPPPLGDIHAPLKALIIDSWFDSYVGIVMLIRVMDGSLKPGDKILLMSSETSYLCEEVGVFQPRAVNREVLQAGEVGFVISGIKDLKSAKVGDTVTSVDNPASKPLEGFKEIKPQVFAGLYPVESNQYEALRAALEKLQLNDASLQFEPETSQALGFGFRCGFLGLLHLDIIQERLEREYDMDLITTAPTVIYQVVLHDGKILEVENPSKLPELSSIEEIREPVILATILVPEEYVGAVITLCANKRGVQENMQYKGRQVMLVYELPLNEVVMDFFDKLKSVSRGYASLDYELREYRAADLVKLDILINGDRVDALSLIVHRASSQQRGRELAKKMRELIPRQMFDIAVQAAIGAHIIARENVKALRKNVLAKCYGGDISRKRKLLEKQKAGKRRMKRVGNVEIPQAAFLAILQVDDK; translated from the coding sequence TTGATACAACATATTCGTAATTTCTCTATTATTGCGCATATTGATCACGGTAAATCCACGCTAGCTGATCGTATTATTCAATTTTGTGGTGGACTTTCAGAGCGGGAAATGGAAGCTCAGGTGCTTGATTCGATGGATTTGGAGCGTGAACGCGGTATTACCATCAAGGCGCAAACAGCTACATTGCGTTATCAAGCCGAAGATGGTGCGGAATATTTGCTGAATTTAATTGATACTCCCGGCCACGTTGATTTTTCCTATGAAGTTTCTCGCTCACTTTCCGCGTGTGAGGGCGCTTTATTAGTGGTTGATGCTTCCCAAGGCGTCGAGGCGCAAACCGTTGCAAATTGTTACACGGCAGTGGAGCTGGATGTCGAAGTGATTCCGGTGCTTAACAAGATTGATCTGCCAGCAGCAGATCCTGATAGGGTCATCACAGAAATAGAAGATATTATCGGAATTGATGCGCGGGATGCTTTGCGTATCAGTGCGAAAACGGGTGAAGGGATTCATGAAGTGCTGGAAATGATTGTGGCGCAAATTCCCCCGCCGTTAGGGGATATTCATGCGCCACTTAAAGCTCTTATCATAGATTCCTGGTTTGATAGTTATGTCGGAATTGTGATGCTGATTCGCGTAATGGATGGAAGCCTGAAACCAGGCGACAAGATTTTATTAATGTCGAGTGAAACCAGCTATTTGTGTGAAGAGGTGGGTGTTTTCCAGCCAAGAGCGGTTAATCGTGAAGTGTTGCAAGCGGGTGAGGTGGGGTTTGTCATTTCTGGAATCAAAGATCTTAAATCTGCTAAAGTAGGCGATACCGTAACATCAGTAGATAACCCTGCGAGTAAACCCTTGGAAGGCTTCAAGGAAATTAAGCCTCAAGTGTTTGCAGGATTGTATCCAGTTGAATCCAACCAGTATGAAGCCTTACGTGCTGCATTGGAGAAATTGCAATTGAATGACGCTTCCCTACAGTTCGAGCCGGAAACCTCCCAAGCACTAGGGTTTGGGTTTCGCTGTGGCTTTTTGGGATTGCTGCACTTGGATATTATTCAGGAGCGTCTGGAGCGGGAATATGATATGGATCTCATTACAACCGCTCCAACAGTAATTTATCAGGTTGTTTTGCATGATGGTAAAATACTGGAAGTTGAAAATCCTTCCAAGCTACCAGAACTATCCAGCATAGAAGAAATTAGAGAGCCGGTCATTTTGGCAACCATTCTGGTTCCTGAAGAGTATGTAGGCGCTGTTATTACACTGTGCGCCAATAAGCGTGGCGTTCAGGAAAATATGCAGTATAAAGGGCGACAAGTCATGCTTGTCTATGAGTTACCCTTAAATGAAGTGGTAATGGATTTTTTCGACAAACTGAAATCCGTTAGTCGTGGCTATGCGTCGCTGGATTATGAACTCAGAGAATATAGAGCGGCGGATTTGGTCAAGTTGGATATATTAATTAATGGTGATCGGGTGGACGCCTTGTCATTGATTGTGCACCGCGCTAGTAGTCAGCAGCGTGGTCGTGAACTCGCTAAAAAAATGCGTGAACTAATTCCTCGACAAATGTTTGATATTGCGGTGCAAGCCGCTATTGGTGCTCATATTATCGCGCGTGAAAATGTGAAAGCATTACGCAAAAATGTGTTGGCTAAATGCTATGGCGGAGATATTTCACGCAAACGTAAATTGCTGGAAAAACAGAAAGCAGGTAAGAGACGTATGAAACGGGTTGGTAATGTTGAGATTCCACAAGCTGCATTCTTAGCAATTTTGCAGGTGGATGATAAATGA